The sequence AATCCTTCGTTTGGAAAGATCACCTGATTCATCGGATCGGCTACCGAAACTCCGTCTACAATAAAGCAGTAAGGATACATATCGGGCTTCACCGGACCACGTGTCACACTCCAGACACCCAAAGAGTCTTTCGTCATAGGCACTGCCAATCTATCAAACTGGGCACTCAATTTCACCTCTTTTGCTTGTGGTGCAACGAATCGAAAAACAACCGTGTTGTCCGGATTTACTTGAGGAGAGACTACTTCGACAGGAAGTCTTCTGGCCTGCTGCGCATTGGAGGCAACGTAACACGCGAATGCTGTGGTTAACAACAACATTCGCGTAATGTGTTTCCGTTTCAATTTCATTTTGCAGCAGATGAGGTTGTACTTTCGATCCATTTAAGAAGCGGTTCCATCCATCCCTGCTGTCTGAAAACAAACCCATGACCACCTTTGGGGTAGATGTGCATTTCAACCGGCACTTTGTTATGACGCAATGCTTCAAAGTAGCCAATACTGTTATCCACATCCACCGTTCTGTCATCTGCCGCATGAGTAATGTAAGCTGGCGGAGCAGTTGCATCTACCTGCAATTCGTTAGAAAACAGATCGACCGTTTCTTGTTTGGGACTATTTCCCAGCAACTGCGTCCGGGAGTCGCGATGAGTCAACTTCTCCTGCATCGAAATGACCGGATATACAACTACTTGAAAATCGGGACGCAAACTGGTATTGTTTGCATTGTCGATCAAAGCCTTCTTAAAATGAGTTGCTTCAGTTGAGGCTAAATGGCCTCCGGCCGAGAAACCCATGATCCCGATCTTATTTGGATTAACACCCCATTTTGCAGCATTTTCACGTACCACTTTGATGGCTTGTTGCGCATCCTGCAATGGTCCGATTGATTTGTCGTTCATAATGGCATCATCCGGCAAACGATATTTAAGTACGAAAGCCGCTACTCCGTTTTTGGCCAACTCTTTGGCATTCATTACCCCTTCGCCACTATACACAATCACACTATAGCCTCCACCCGGACAAATAACGACTGCGGCTCCGGTTTCCTTGCCCTTTTCGGGCAGAAAAACCTCAAGCGTAGGAGTGGTTACATTACGATACATTCCATTACCAAAACTCTCTTTTACCAAAGTAGTCTCGGCTGTTTTCGAATTAGGAACGACTCCATTATATAACGGAATAATTTCCTGTGCACCTACCGACGGTAAGGCCACAAGGATGAAAGCAAATAGGATTAATAATTCT comes from Paludibacter jiangxiensis and encodes:
- a CDS encoding alpha/beta hydrolase → MKKELLILFAFILVALPSVGAQEIIPLYNGVVPNSKTAETTLVKESFGNGMYRNVTTPTLEVFLPEKGKETGAAVVICPGGGYSVIVYSGEGVMNAKELAKNGVAAFVLKYRLPDDAIMNDKSIGPLQDAQQAIKVVRENAAKWGVNPNKIGIMGFSAGGHLASTEATHFKKALIDNANNTSLRPDFQVVVYPVISMQEKLTHRDSRTQLLGNSPKQETVDLFSNELQVDATAPPAYITHAADDRTVDVDNSIGYFEALRHNKVPVEMHIYPKGGHGFVFRQQGWMEPLLKWIESTTSSAAK